A single window of Plasmodium reichenowi strain SY57 chromosome 14, whole genome shotgun sequence DNA harbors:
- a CDS encoding CPW-WPC family protein (part of same gene as PRSY57_1428600A~gap found within coding sequence) produces the protein WTKLSTSEECVSPLSYRGPCPRYLQAEHETKKKKLLERECNIFWPCLDNCEKDYSSQCPTNWVPEDEKYCRPLSIYEGTCLLPYDFSNMTNEQKEIWSNKCSSSWPCKEKCKKDYSKICPKGWIKESDGMCSAPKNYNGPCLSRASLITLDKDMKVAFEKLCKLNFPCLQECKMDDNDPCPKNWILKSDEFGTPQNCLPPDYYNGSCDEHTKFIGLNSTLKESLAYECDIKWPCEIDTTKLINYEEYCPEYWTQSEKYCIAPQSYMGPCSKKKSFQSFKKEIKKAYAEECDIEWPLYKNSREEYLPKISTLRKGKYSYGSVEPITGNIISTMK, from the exons AATGGACCAAATTAAGTACTTCTGAAGAATGTGTGTCCCCTTTATCATATAGGGGGCCATGTCCTAGATATTTACAAGCAGAGCATGAAAccaaaaagaaaaaattactAGAAAGAGAATGTAACATTTTTTG GCCTTGCTTAGATAATTGTGAAAAAGATTATTCTTCTCAGTGCCCTACAAATTGGGTACCAgaagatgaaaaatattgtCGCCCACTGTCCATTTATGAAg GTACTTGCTTATTACCTTATGATTTTTCAAATATGACTAATGAGCAAAAAGAAATATGGAGTAACAAATGTTCATCTTCATGGCCATGCaaa gaaaaatgtaaaaaagATTATTCCAAAATTTGCCCAAAG GGATGGATTAAAGAGA GTGATGGTATGTGCTCGGCTccaaaaaattataatggCCCTTGTTTGTCTAGGGCATCTCTCATTACTCTTGATAAAGATATGAAA gtggcttttgaaaaattatgtaaattAAATTTCCCATGTTTGCAAGAGTGTAAAATGGATGATAATGAC CCTTGTCCAAAAAATTGGATTTTGAAGTCAGACGAATTTGGAACTCCTCAGAATTGCTTGCCCCCAGATTATTATAATGGGTCATGTGACGAACATACCAAATTTATTG GTTTAAATTCAACATTAAAAGAAAGTTTAGCATATGAATGTGATATAAAATGGCCATGTGAAATTG ACACTActaaattaattaattatgaAGAATATTGTCCAGAATATTGGACTCAAAGTGAAAAG TATTGTATTGCTCCTCAAAGTTATATGGGGCCATGTTCAAAAAAGAAATCATTTCAATCgtttaaaaaagaaattaaaaaagcTTATGCAGAAGAATGTGACA TTGAATGGCCCCTCTACAAAAACAGTAGAGAAGAATATTTACCAAAAATATCGA CTTTAAGAAAAGGGAAATATAGTTATGGATCAGTTGAACCAATTACaggaaatattatttcaactatgaaataa
- a CDS encoding CPW-WPC family protein (part of same gene as PRSY57_1428600B~gap found within coding sequence) produces the protein MFSPNFFFFCFVFSQIKS, from the coding sequence ATGTTTTCTcctaattttttttttttttgttttgttttctCACAAATTAAAAGCG
- a CDS encoding rRNA (adenosine-2'-O-)-methyltransferase, putative: MNSVDVLNLLVNFSNSNNIKEYDDELTRNFFSHIMLLLIKDEDKYELCKDVNNYLFDEVIKKEEEYKGDIKNVKMNDGGKKKKKCDKKNDGKYGNNLEIIILFIDCLFKKCWNESFYNNNNNNNNNIDISWVYKLLQLKDGEKNKYSRILLNLLKNILIKIQEEIPDFSIIIFLLKHIQIKIQNHIKENQDKNMYLFYEKCKNKLTELSSKGLYMYSFKHLLDNIYVKNELSECNEYEKKNIIYNKNNDDNNNNNNNNKNNDDNNNNNNKNNNNNNYYYYFPYNISGAHNINHNNSEGINNIIPTSKEKTYKNLLSTFNLNFEHLCALFVLYLEEVKGNNNYKMSTFTNEVVGLLKDEMSKEHNINIDYDDEFIIMELINYILYHIILINDKDMRNILIKDFCFAVKEYIYPTHIFTNVCLNIIDLMYFFLTNDISKKNIVNGNIPIIKTDKIRNGNHKNITNNVDMKKDDTVEETIQSNEKKKAFILYNKENDCILDIYYKYMINMYNTDINIDEYLLNDIYNFIILYIDYIYNEEFVKNGYIDDIRYYFLLFNKGYMDENVLKKLLYIFNTLINICRKTTTQNENNEMSHFIKVWEHFECIVRCIENFSVHLLKSNWFKIVELINIVSSIKVMYEQKYEDDKNLFDVYDEYNNDTYIHMNHFGKNIEKDIDNNYINTIHNKEKILFFDYLDFYIFQTCVKRSYNKMRNTYMMKDKNRRKEQNDLSSEINFVIYIDYIILKLNEYLIWLLILHKNDSVIRYSLCGLLDYENKKNLEISKILSNETNTIKYTDNPLLCNDINESDEKNKIHILTFINSICDHFLFNIFFIHIVKPTLFIKGDMLYYESRIKNFIMSKILYKQKYTYNYLFKFIISLGNINYFYMNLRIILETLLQSINIHNNNNNNKENKENKKNNIYHHTFNNIFTFYNMIIMNNENAQTYQNYLYKLNKENINKNYFNKLYYPYNIYYNQNIHSIIINIIKNVKNISFSRRNNILFIILEIIIKMNDVLNIFKNIKNYCIFLNLFEDSFFIEHLKIFQDILSINQNHFLKDILRQKEQKNQMNNDIINKTYNIYNNGHTVQCNDVIMHQETSAKITKFLFIENRKKELLNHFIDLLNEHIYYNKYIHYYGYLRLFHLMLVNEGQDNKSELREGIHLVEYYNEGCNMKSNNNENDKENDKENDKENNKENNKENDKENNKENNKENNNNNNHHHHHNNHHYHNNHHHHNNHNNHNDDDNHFTGLISILICYIIKNNLLYYFNKSCVVKIIHNNIKKLKDIIIENNLIFNEDIDTHNNNNNDNNITYCYKFYKYIESLFLYMDTLEYININEQYILSQNLIDYYNSDYPHKQHRTYRNADIYVKNKTNHIVYNDDDDNNYFLVNNKVLTYSSADLEKQKWYCCFFNDVKELYDTCCAYLLLTRNKDITKYNNNNKNKNDCDKNDCDKNDCDKNDCDKNDCDNIKLLLVLSFLSNIYNIYNPGKWDKELNFKIQELSLKRLHNIKFIHSNKYSLHNYYDKFNYYKYKYFYNCFFCCGSYILLNEEELFMFCEKIINDIEICKDELVYIYLIIKNYMIPYIYTKSNDNMNTSIYNIKQMNEKKRILFKLFFKQSVILIDRFSVCKYPIHLLELIFLTLFHPLLIRFEINNFIDKPNYDSHIYNIRENKKEDIYNTKNGIICTKGNFKKDQESIWNDKYCPDERYQTYCSNIKKEKYTHGDKKNKKNNDNHNDNNNDNHNDNHNDNHNDNNNDNHNDNSYDNHNMYNDDTYLLLNYVRKILENGKTKLSITRNIVIPMLTSFFYNLINYDDIIYIKKEYLNNFIQLIVDILMYKEYVLLDGKKNFTNESFKIRKNNNLLLNNFINENICNYLINKLETNEEIWFPPELYEIHHTPIFLRILTLIFLINLFNILDCTYLSSIKLCTTREDKYEKPSYNKKKKIILYIYETLIIYILKKIDNKNIYYMNNKSLNIINSSNDNKSFFNIQQNNEKEKIPPLPSSHGHNIQLRGLQALCMLSKYFKHLKKKKRKEIISYINIILIYDHLNNTRQYLEYFCLAISHSSFVLMYPYLIKYLSHDSVNNQLTITSLIICAYLFLKSKFSYYSFEELYINSYAQICCTKEKQKKSFLTKNGSILNKKESKLKRRAQGKKVKHIINELVKKNKNDVNGIVQGVKKIKNISTHKNDQNSYNDYVINNNIVHNFDNKKDDNRKYDNIKYDNIKDDNKKYDNKKDDNIKYDNIKYDNKKYDNKKDDNIKYDNKKYDNKKDDNKKYDNKKGKDHNYNMIKVEMVRRNGSFKNNDLKINEDKNNNICNICNEKKERRKENIQNDYFYSEYIFKCLLKLLYSIVSLCSSHSAIIRSMAQFILYKFIKIKGTSYLNPFFSSLFSYIKYNKDCKRIRKKIKNQFNYWNVNFFDNIRFLLPTENYSYNHFDEDRNYNNVNTFAHVLYNNELVMSYTFIDKFKQIVQQEMSLMIFNIDLEKEKQTAKNYKVKSEQNVSLNMINRIYEHNIRTHMERAHDKEGSSKSMYSDGIEETFMSYDNSVDKKSDGVNKKSDGVNKKSDGVNKKSDGVNKKSDDANNKSDDANNKSDDANNKSDDANNKSDDANNKSDDVNKKSNIADEDIRINCNEGNKKNITNMSSEINDDIIILEKNKNNYQKKFDPISNIIEIHNEFRKNYLNKKKKNDLIVIASLIDKLPNLAGLCRTCEIFNVKKLFIDNINIIKDYQFQKISSTANKWMNIKELKKSNIINYIIKKKKKYSIIGLEQTHNSQKLNHFVFPKKCILILGDEKEGLPSSILMFLHHCIEIPGQGIIRSLNVHVSAAITIYEYFKQQL; the protein is encoded by the coding sequence ATGAATAGTGTAGACGTTTTAAATTTGTTAGTAAACTTtagtaatagtaataatattaaagaatATGATGATGAGTTAACtagaaattttttttcacatattatgttattattaattaaagatgaagataaatatgaattGTGTAAAGATGTAAACAATTATCTTTTTGATGAAGTCataaaaaaggaagaagaatataaaggagatataaaaaatgtaaaaatgaACGATgggggaaaaaaaaaaaaaaagtgtGATAAAAAGAATGATGGAAAATACGGAAATAACTtagaaattataatattgtttatagattgtttatttaaaaaatgttgGAACGAATCATtttacaataataataataataataataataatatagatatatcATGGGTATATAAGTTATTACAATTAAAAGAtggagaaaaaaataaatattctcGTATTTTGttgaatttattaaaaaatatattaataaagataCAAGAAGAAATTCCGGATTTCTCAATTATcatctttttattaaaacatatacaaataaaaatacaaaatcatataaaagaaaatcaagataaaaatatgtatcttttttatgaaaaatgcAAGAATAAACTTACTGAATTATCATCAAAAGGTTTATACATGTATTCTTTTAAACATTTATTAGATAACATCTATGTTAAAAATGAACTCTCTGAATGTAatgaatatgaaaaaaaaaatattatatacaataaaaataatgatgataataataataacaacaacaataataaaaataatgatgataataataataacaacaacaagaacaataataataataattattattattattttccatataatatatctgGTGCTCATAATATAAACCATAATAATTCTGAAGgtataaacaatataatacCTACAagtaaagaaaaaacatataaGAACCTTTTAAGCACATTCAATTTAAACTTTGAACATTTGTGTGCATtgtttgttttatatttagaAGAGGTAAAAGGTAACAACAATTATAAGATGTCAACATTTACAAATGAAGTCGTTGGTTTATTGAAAGATGAGATGTCAAAagaacataatataaatattgattatgatgatgagtttataattatggaattaattaattatattttatatcatataattttgattaatgataaagacatgagaaatattttaatcaaagatttttgttttgctgtaaaagaatatatatatcctacacatatatttacaaatgtatgtttaaatataattgatttaatgtatttttttcttacgaatgatatttcaaaaaagaatataGTTAATGGTAATATTCCTATTATTAAAACGGACAAGATTCGAAATGGGAATCATAAGAATATTACTAATAATGTAGATATGAAAAAAGATGATACTGTTGAGGAAACGATTCAAAGTAATGAGAAAAAGAAGGCATTTATTCTATATAATAAGGAGAATGATTGTAttttagatatatattataaatatatgataaatatgtataatacagatataaatatagatgaatatttattaaacgatatatacaattttattattttatatatagattatatatataatgaagaaTTTGTTAAAAATGGTTATATAGATGATATaagatattattttttattatttaataaaggATATATGGATgaaaatgttttaaaaaagttgttatatatttttaatacacttataaatatatgtcGTAAAACAACCAcacaaaatgaaaataatgaaatgtCCCATTTTATAAAGGTATGGGAACATTTTGAATGTATTGTTAGATGTATTGAAAACTTTTCTGTACATCTTTTAAAAAGCAATTGGTTTAAAATAGTAGAgcttataaatattgtgAGTTCTATAAAAGTTATGTATGAACAAAAATATGAAGATGATAAGAATCTTTTTGATGTAtatgatgaatataataatgatacatacatacatatgAACCATTTTGGAAAAAACATAGAAAAagatatagataataattatataaatacaataCATAACAAGGagaaaattttattttttgattatttagatttttatatttttcaaacATGTGTTAAACGtagttataataaaatgaggaatacatatatgatgaaagataaaaataggagaaaagaacaaaatgatttatcatctgaaataaattttgttatatatatagattatataatattaaaattaaatgaatatttaatttgGTTATTAATCttacataaaaatgattCTGTTATACGATATTCATTATGTGGATTACTAgattatgaaaataaaaaaaatctaGAAATATCAAAAATCCTTTCTAATGAAACCAATACAATTAAATATACAGATAATCCATTATTATGTAATGACATAAATGAATctgatgaaaaaaataaaatacatatattaacTTTTATAAATAGTATATGTGATCATTtcttatttaatatattttttattcatattgttaaacctacattatttattaaaggCGATATGTTATATTACGAATCAAGGATAAAAAATTTCATAATGTccaaaatattatataaacaaaagtatacttataattatttatttaagtttattatatctttaggtaatataaattactTTTATATGAACCTCAGAATAATTCTAGAGACATTACTTCaatcaataaatatacacaacaataataataataataaggagAATAAGGAGAATAAGAAgaacaatatatatcatcatacattcaataatatatttaccttttataatatgattattatgaataacGAAAATGCACAAACAtatcaaaattatttgtataaattaaataaagaaaatataaacaaaaattattttaacaaactttattatccatataatatatattataatcaaaatattcatagcattattattaatattataaaaaatgtaaagaATATTTCCTTTAGtagaagaaataatatactttttataattttagaaattattataaaaatgaatgacgtattaaatatttttaaaaatattaaaaattattgtatcttcttaaatttatttgaagattccttttttatagaacatttaaaaatttttcaAGATATTTTGAGTATTAATCAgaatcattttttaaaagatattCTTAGAcaaaaagaacaaaaaaatcaaatgaataatgatataataaataaaacatataatatatataataatggGCATACGGTCCAATGTAATGATGTGATAATGCATCAAGAGACCAGTGCTaaaattacaaaatttttgtttattgaaaataggaaaaaagaattattaaatcATTTTATAGATTTATTGAATGagcatatatattataataaatatatacattattatgGATATCTACgattatttcatttaatgTTGGTAAATGAAGGACAGGATAATAAATCAGAACTAAGAGAAGGAATACACCTTGTAGAGTATTATAATGAAGGATGTAATATGAAAAGTAACAATAATGAGAATGATAAGGAGAATGACAAGGAGAATGATAAGGAGAATAATAAGGAGAATAATAAGGAGAATGATAAGGAGAATAATAAGGAGAATAATAAGgagaataataataataataatcatcatcatcatcataataatcatcattatcataataatcatcatcatcataataatcataataaccataatgatgatgataacCATTTTACTGGTTTGATATCCATTCtaatttgttatattataaaaaataatttactttattatttcaatAAATCATGTGTCgttaaaataatacataacaatataaaaaaattgaaagATATCATTATTGagaataatttaatatttaatgaaGATATAGATACAcacaacaataataataatgataataatataacatattgTTACAagttttataaatatatagaatctcttttcttatatatggatactttggaatatataaatataaatgaacaaTATATACTTTCTCAAAACCTAattgattattataatagtGATTATCCCCATAAACAACATAGAACTTACAGGAATGCCgatatatatgtaaagaATAAGACGAATcatattgtatataatgatgatgatgataacaattattttttagttaataataaagtaTTAACTTACTCATCAGCAGATCTAGAAAAACAGAAATGGTAttgttgtttttttaatgatgttaaagaattatatgataCATGTTGTGCTTATTTGTTACTTACAAGAAATAAAGATAtcacaaaatataataataataataaaaataaaaatgattgtgataaaaatgattgTGATAAAAACGATTGTGATAAAAACGATTGTGATAAAAACGATtgtgataatattaaattattattagttTTGTCGTttttatcaaatatatataatatatataaccCAGGAAAATGGgataaagaattaaattttaaaatacaagagttatcattaaaaaggttacataatataaaatttatacattcaaataaatattctttacataattattatgacaaatttaattattataaatacaaatatttttataattgtTTCTTTTGTTGTGGTTcctatatattattaaatgaagaGGAACTGTTTATGTTTtgtgaaaaaataataaatgatattGAAATATGTAAAGATGAATTagtgtatatatatttgattattaaaaattatatgataccatatatatatactaaatctaatgataatatgaatacatctatatataatataaagcAAATGAACGAAAAGAAAAGGATCCTTTTTAAATTGTTCTTTAAACAAAGTGTTATATTAATCGACAGATTTTCTGTTTGTAAATATCCTATTCATTTGTTagaattaatatttttaactTTATTTCATCCGTTATTAATACGATTTGagataaataattttattgaCAAGCCAAATTACGATTCACATATTTACAACATAAGagaaaacaaaaaagaagatatatataatacaaaaaatgGAATAATATGTACTAAGGgaaattttaaaaaggACCAAGAGAGCATATGGaatgataaatattgtCCTGATGAAAGATATCAGACGTATTGTAGcaatattaaaaaagaaaaatatacacatggtgataaaaaaaataaaaaaaataatgataatcataatgataataataatgataatcataatgataatcataatgataatcataatgataataataatgataatcaTAATGATAATAGTTATGATAATCATAACATGTATAATGATGACACGTACTTGttattaaattatgtaCGTAAAATTTTAGAGAACGGGAAAACAAAACTTTCGATAACAAGAAATATTGTAATACCCATGTTAACTTcattcttttataatttaattaattatgatgatataatatatattaaaaaagaatatttaaataattttatacaaCTTATTGTGGATATTTTAATGTATAAAGAATACGTTTTATTAGatgggaaaaaaaattttacaaatgaatcatttaaaataagaaaaaataataatttacttttaaataattttataaatgaaaatatttgtaattATCTTATAAACAAATTAGAAACGAACGAAGAAATATGGTTTCCTCCTGAACTATATGAAATCCATCATACTCctatatttttaagaatattaacattaatatttttaattaatttatttaatattttagaTTGCACATATCTTTCATCTATAAAGTTATGTACCACAAGAGAAGACAAATATGAAAAACCttcttataataaaaaaaaaaaaatcatcttatatatttatgaaacattaattatttatattttaaaaaaaattgataacaaaaatatttattatatgaataacaAAAGtcttaatataataaatagttctaatgataataaaagtttttttaatatacaacaaaataatgaaaaagaaaaaatacCTCCTTTACCATCTTCACATGGACATAATATTCAACTCAGAGGCTTACAAGCTTTATGTATGTTAagtaaatattttaaacatttaaaaaaaaaaaaaagaaaagaaattatttcttatattaatattatacttatctatgatcatttaaataatactCGTCAATATTTAGAATATTTCTGTTTAGCCATTAGTCATTCTTCTTTTGTTTTGATGTATCCATATTTGATCAAATATTTATCACATGATAGTGTAAATAATCAACTTACCATAACATCACTAATTATATGCGCTtacttatttttaaaatcgaaattttcttattattcttttgaagaattatatattaattcttATGCACAAATTTGTTGTACAAAggaaaaacaaaaaaaaagttttttaacaaaaaatgGATCCATCctaaataaaaaagaaagtaAATTAAAGAGAAGAGCACAAGGGAAGAAAgtaaaacatattattaatgagcttgtgaaaaaaaacaaaaacgATGTCAATGGAATTGTTCAAGGTGTGAAgaaaatcaaaaatataagcacacataaaaatgatCAAAACAGTTATAATGattatgttataaataataatattgtacataattttgataataaaaaagatgataatagaaaatatgataatataaaatatgataatataaaagatgataataaaaaatatgataataaaaaagatgataatataaaatatgataatataaaatatgataataaaaaatatgataataaaaaagatgataatataaaatatgataataaaaaatatgataataaaaaagatgataataaaaaatatgataataaaaaaggtaaagaccataattataatatgattaaGGTTGAAATGGTGAGAAGAAATGgttcttttaaaaataatgatttaaaaataaatgaagacaaaaataataacatatgtaatatttgtaatgagaaaaaggaaagaagaaaagaaaatatacaaaatgattacttttattctgaatatatatttaagtgtttattaaaattattatatagtATTGTTTCTTTATGTTCATCTCATTCAGCTATTATAAGAAGTATGGCacaatttattttatataaatttattaaaataaaaggtacttcttatttaaatcctttcttttcatctcttttttcatatattaaatataataaggATTGTAAAAgaataaggaaaaaaattaaaaatcAATTTAATTATTGGAACGTAAACttttttgataatataCGTTTCTTATTACCTACGgaaaattattcatataacCATTTTGATGAAGAtagaaattataataatgtaaatacATTTGCTCATGTTCTGTATAATAACGAACTTGTAATGTCATACACTTTTATAGACAAATTTAAACAAATCGTTCAACAGGAAATGTCCTTAATGATCTTTAATATTGATTTAGAAAAAGAGAAACAAACAGCTAAAAATTACAAAGTGAAGAGTGAACAGAATGTCTCGCTAAATATGATTAATCGTATATATGAACACAACATCAGGACACATATGGAAAGGGCACATGACAAAGAGGGATCTTCTAAAAGTATGTACTCTGATGGTATAGAAGAAACGTTTATGAGTTATGATAATAGTGTTGATAAAAAAAGTGACGGTGTTAACAAAAAGAGTGACGgtgttaataaaaagagTGACGGTGTTAACAAAAAGAGTGACGgtgttaataaaaaaagtgaTGATGCTAATAACAAAAGTGATGATGCTAATAACAAAAGTGATGATGCTAATAACAAAAGTGATGATGCTAATAACAAAAGTGATGATGCTAATAACAAAAGTGATGatgttaataaaaagagTAACATTGCTGATGAAGATATACGAATTAATTGTAATGaaggaaataaaaagaatataacAAACATGTCAAGTgaaataaatgatgatataattatattagaaaaaaataagaataattatCAGAAGAAATTTGATCCAATTTCCAATATTATAGAAATACATAATGAGtttagaaaaaattatttaaataaaaaaaaaaaaaacgatTTAATAGTTATAGCATCTTTAATCGATAAATTACCAAACCTTGCTGGTTTATGTAGAACATGTGAAATATTTAATGTCaagaaattatttatagataatataaatattattaaagaTTATCaatttcaaaaaatatcatCAACTGCTAATAAGTGGATGAATATTAAAGAACTcaaaaaaagtaatatcattaattatataataaaaaaaaaaaaaaaatattctatCATAGGTTTGGAACAAACTCATAATAGTCAGAAATTGAATCATTTCGTTTTTCCTAAAAAATGTATTCTCATCTTGGGAGATGAAAAAGAAGGATTGCCTTCTTCTATTCTTATGTTCTTACATCATTGTATAGAGATACCTGGCCAAGGAATTATTAGATCCTTGAATGTTCATGTTTCAGCAGCCATCACTATTTACGAGTATTTCAAGCAGCAActataa